The proteins below are encoded in one region of Drosophila santomea strain STO CAGO 1482 chromosome 3R, Prin_Dsan_1.1, whole genome shotgun sequence:
- the LOC120454553 gene encoding V-type proton ATPase 116 kDa subunit a1 isoform X5, with amino-acid sequence MGSLFRSEEMALCQLFLQSEAAYACVSELGELGLVQFRDLNPDVNAFQRKFVNEVRRCDEMERKLRYLEKEIKKDGIPMLDTGESPEAPQPREMIDLEATFEKLENELREVNQNAEALKRNFLELTELKHILRKTQVFFDESVPTVYKSSGAYSSSKYRRYPQMADNQNEDEQAQLLGEEGVRASQPGQNLKLGFVAGVILRERLPAFERMLWRACRGNVFLRQAMIETPLEDPTNGDQVHKSVFIIFFQGDQLKTRVKKICEGFRATLYPCPEAPADRREMAMGVMTRIEDLNTVLGQTQDHRHRVLVAAAKNLKNWFVKVRKIKAIYHTLNLFNLDVTQKCLIAECWVPLLDIETIQLALRRGTERSGSSVPPILNRMQTFENPPTYNRTNKFTKAFQALIDAYGVASYREMNPAPYTIITFPFLFAVMFGDLGHGAIMALFGLWMIRKEKGLAAQKTDNEIWNIFFGGRYIIFLMGVFSMYTGLIYNDIFSKSLNIFGSHWHLSYNKSTVMENKFLQLSPKGDYEGAPYPFGMDPIWQVAGANKIIFHNAYKMKISIIFGVIHMIFGVVMSWHNHTYFRNRISLLYEFIPQLIFLLLLFFYMVLLMFIKWIKFAATNDKPYSEACAPSILITFIDMVLFNTPKPPPKRCETYMFFGQHTIQVLFVLVAVGCIPVMLLAKPLLIMQARKQANEEVQPIAGATSDAEAGGMSNGGSHGGAGGHEEEEELSEIFIHQSIHTIEYVLGSVSHTASYLRLWALSLAHAQLAEVLWTMVLSIGLKQEGPVGGIVLTCVFAFWAILTVGILVLMEGLSAFLHTLRLHWVEFQSKFYKGQGYAFQPFSFDAIIENGAAAAEE; translated from the exons ATGGGTTCCCTGTTCCGCAGCGAGGAAATGGCTCTGTGCCAGCTGTTCCTGCAGAGCGAGGCGGCCTACGCCTGCGTCTCCGAGTTGGGCGAACTGGGATTGGTCCAGTTCCGAGAT CTCAATCCCGATGTGAACGCCTTCCAGAGGAAGTTCGTCAACGAGGTGCGCCGCTGCGATGAAATGGAGCGCAAGCTGCGTTACCTCGAGAAGGAGATCAAGAAGGACGGCATCCCCATGTTGGACACCGGGGAGAGTCCCGAGGCCCCGCAGCCCCGCGAGATGATCGACCTGGAG GCCACCTTCGAGAAATTGGAGAACGAGTTAAGGGAGGTGAATCAGAACGCCGAGGCTCTGAAGCGCAACTTTCTGGAGCTGACCGAGCTGAAGCACATTCTTCGCAAAACCCAGGTGTTCTTCGACGAG TCGGTGCCCACGGTGTACAAGTCGAGTGGCGCATACTCATCCAGCAAATATCGGCGCTATCCGCAGATGGCCGACAACCAAAACGAGGACGAGCAGGCGCAGCTGCTGGGCGAGGAGGGTGTGCGGGCCAGCCAGCCGGGCCAGAATTTGAAACTTGG CTTCGTGGCTGGCGTCATCCTGAGGGAGCGACTGCCGGCCTTCGAGCGGATGCTGTGGCGCGCCTGTAGGGGCAACGTCTTTCTGCGCCAGGCGATGATCGAGACGCCGCTGGAGGATCCCACCAAT GGCGACCAGGTGCACAAGTCCGTGTTCATCATCTTCTTCCAGGGTGACCAGCTGAAGACGCGCGTCAAGAAGATCTGTGAGGGCTTCCGGGCCACGCTCTATCCGTGCCCCGAAGCTCCAGCCGATCGGCGAGAAATGGCCATGGGTGTGATGACCCGCATCGAAGATCTGAACACCGTGCTCGGCCAGACGCAGGACCATCGCCATCGTGTCCTGGTTGCTGCGGCCAAGAACCTTAAGAACTGGTTCGTCAAGGTGCGCAAGATCAAGGCCATCTACCATACGCTGAATCTCTTCAATCTGGACGTGACCCAGAAATGTCTGATCGCCGAGTGCTGGGTGCCGCTGCTGGACATTGAGACCATCCAGCTGGCCTTGCGCCGCGGAACCGAAAGATCGGGATCGTCGGTGCCGCCAATTCTCAACCGGATGCAGACGTTCGAGAATCCGCCCACTTACAACCGAACGAACAAGTTTACCAAGGCCTTTCAGGCATTGATCGATGCTTATGGCGTGGCGAGCTATCGGGAGATGAATCCGGCACCGTACACGATCATCACCTTCCCCTTCCTGTTCGCCGTGATGTTTGGAGATTTGGGCCACGGCGCTATCATGGCGCTCTTCGGCCTGTGGATGATTCGAAAGGAGAAGGGATTGGCGGCTCAGAAGACTGACAACGAGATCTGGAATATATTCTTTGGCGGACGGTACATCATCTTCCTCATGGGCGTCTTCTCCATGTACACGGGTCTAATATACAACGATATATTCTCCAAGTCACTGAACATCTTTGGATCCCATTGGCATTTGTCGTACAACAAGTCCACGGTGATGGAGAACAAGTTCCTGCAGTTAAGCCCGAAAGGCGACTACGAGGGCGCTCCGTATCCGTTCGGCATGGACCCTATTTGGCAGGTGGCGGGAGCCAATAAGATCATTTTCCACAACGCCTACAAGATGAAGATTTCgatcattttcggtgttatCCACATGATCTTCGGCGTGGTGATGAGCTGGCACAACCATACGTATTTCCGGAACAGAATCTCTCTGCTCTACGAGTTCATTCCCCAGCTAAtctttctgctgctgcttttcttcTACATGGTTTTGTTGATGTTCATCAAGTGGATCAAGTTCGCCGCCACCAATGATA AGCCCTACTCCGAAGCCTGTGCGCCCTCCATCCTGATCACGTTCATCGACATGGTGCTCTTCAACACGCCTAAGCCGCCTCCGAAACGCTGTGAGACCTATATGTTCTTTGGCCAGCACACCATCCAGGTGCTCTTCGTCCTGGTTGCCGTCGGCTGCATTCCCGTAATGTTACTGGCCAAGCCGCTGCTCATCATGCAGGCCCGCAAGCAGGCGAAC GAAGAG GTTCAGCCCATTGCCGGAGCCACTTCTGATGCAGAGGCTGGCGGAATGTCCAATGGCGGTTCCCACGGTGGTGCCGGTGGTCatgaggaggaagaggagctCTCTGAGATCTTCATTCACCAGAGCATTCACACCATCGAGTACGTCCTGGGTTCGGTTTCCCACACCGCCTCTTATCTTCGATTGTGGGCGCTCTCCTTGGCTCATGCCC AGTTGGCTGAGGTGCTGTGGACCATGGTCCTCTCGATTGGCTTGAAGCAGGAAGGACCCGTGGGTGGCATCGTTTTGACCTGCGTGTTTGCCTTCTGGGCCATTTTGACCGTTGGCATTCTGGTACTCATGGAGGGATTGTCTGCCTTCCTCCACACGCTGCGTCTCCATTG GGTCGAGTTCCAGAGCAAGTTCTACAAGGGCCAGGGATATGCCTTCCAACCCTTCTCGTTTGATGCCATCATAGAAAACGGAGCTGCCGCCGCCGAGGAGTAA
- the LOC120454553 gene encoding V-type proton ATPase 116 kDa subunit a1 isoform X8, producing MGSLFRSEEMALCQLFLQSEAAYACVSELGELGLVQFRDLNPDVNAFQRKFVNEVRRCDEMERKLRYLEKEIKKDGIPMLDTGESPEAPQPREMIDLEATFEKLENELREVNQNAEALKRNFLELTELKHILRKTQVFFDEMADNQNEDEQAQLLGEEGVRASQPGQNLKLGFVAGVILRERLPAFERMLWRACRGNVFLRQAMIETPLEDPTNGDQVHKSVFIIFFQGDQLKTRVKKICEGFRATLYPCPEAPADRREMAMGVMTRIEDLNTVLGQTQDHRHRVLVAAAKNLKNWFVKVRKIKAIYHTLNLFNLDVTQKCLIAECWVPLLDIETIQLALRRGTERSGSSVPPILNRMQTFENPPTYNRTNKFTKAFQALIDAYGVASYREMNPAPYTIITFPFLFAVMFGDLGHGAIMALFGLWMIRKEKGLAAQKTDNEIWNIFFGGRYIIFLMGVFSMYTGLIYNDIFSKSLNIFGSHWHLSYNKSTVMENKFLQLSPKGDYEGAPYPFGMDPIWQVAGANKIIFHNAYKMKISIIFGVIHMIFGVVMSWHNHTYFRNRISLLYEFIPQLIFLLLLFFYMVLLMFIKWIKFAATNDKPYSEACAPSILITFIDMVLFNTPKPPPKRCETYMFFGQHTIQVLFVLVAVGCIPVMLLAKPLLIMQARKQANVQPIAGATSDAEAGGMSNGGSHGGAGGHEEEEELSEIFIHQSIHTIEYVLGSVSHTASYLRLWALSLAHAQLAEVLWTMVLSIGLKQEGPVGGIVLTCVFAFWAILTVGILVLMEGLSAFLHTLRLHWVEFQSKFYKGQGYAFQPFSFDAIIENGAAAAEE from the exons ATGGGTTCCCTGTTCCGCAGCGAGGAAATGGCTCTGTGCCAGCTGTTCCTGCAGAGCGAGGCGGCCTACGCCTGCGTCTCCGAGTTGGGCGAACTGGGATTGGTCCAGTTCCGAGAT CTCAATCCCGATGTGAACGCCTTCCAGAGGAAGTTCGTCAACGAGGTGCGCCGCTGCGATGAAATGGAGCGCAAGCTGCGTTACCTCGAGAAGGAGATCAAGAAGGACGGCATCCCCATGTTGGACACCGGGGAGAGTCCCGAGGCCCCGCAGCCCCGCGAGATGATCGACCTGGAG GCCACCTTCGAGAAATTGGAGAACGAGTTAAGGGAGGTGAATCAGAACGCCGAGGCTCTGAAGCGCAACTTTCTGGAGCTGACCGAGCTGAAGCACATTCTTCGCAAAACCCAGGTGTTCTTCGACGAG ATGGCCGACAACCAAAACGAGGACGAGCAGGCGCAGCTGCTGGGCGAGGAGGGTGTGCGGGCCAGCCAGCCGGGCCAGAATTTGAAACTTGG CTTCGTGGCTGGCGTCATCCTGAGGGAGCGACTGCCGGCCTTCGAGCGGATGCTGTGGCGCGCCTGTAGGGGCAACGTCTTTCTGCGCCAGGCGATGATCGAGACGCCGCTGGAGGATCCCACCAAT GGCGACCAGGTGCACAAGTCCGTGTTCATCATCTTCTTCCAGGGTGACCAGCTGAAGACGCGCGTCAAGAAGATCTGTGAGGGCTTCCGGGCCACGCTCTATCCGTGCCCCGAAGCTCCAGCCGATCGGCGAGAAATGGCCATGGGTGTGATGACCCGCATCGAAGATCTGAACACCGTGCTCGGCCAGACGCAGGACCATCGCCATCGTGTCCTGGTTGCTGCGGCCAAGAACCTTAAGAACTGGTTCGTCAAGGTGCGCAAGATCAAGGCCATCTACCATACGCTGAATCTCTTCAATCTGGACGTGACCCAGAAATGTCTGATCGCCGAGTGCTGGGTGCCGCTGCTGGACATTGAGACCATCCAGCTGGCCTTGCGCCGCGGAACCGAAAGATCGGGATCGTCGGTGCCGCCAATTCTCAACCGGATGCAGACGTTCGAGAATCCGCCCACTTACAACCGAACGAACAAGTTTACCAAGGCCTTTCAGGCATTGATCGATGCTTATGGCGTGGCGAGCTATCGGGAGATGAATCCGGCACCGTACACGATCATCACCTTCCCCTTCCTGTTCGCCGTGATGTTTGGAGATTTGGGCCACGGCGCTATCATGGCGCTCTTCGGCCTGTGGATGATTCGAAAGGAGAAGGGATTGGCGGCTCAGAAGACTGACAACGAGATCTGGAATATATTCTTTGGCGGACGGTACATCATCTTCCTCATGGGCGTCTTCTCCATGTACACGGGTCTAATATACAACGATATATTCTCCAAGTCACTGAACATCTTTGGATCCCATTGGCATTTGTCGTACAACAAGTCCACGGTGATGGAGAACAAGTTCCTGCAGTTAAGCCCGAAAGGCGACTACGAGGGCGCTCCGTATCCGTTCGGCATGGACCCTATTTGGCAGGTGGCGGGAGCCAATAAGATCATTTTCCACAACGCCTACAAGATGAAGATTTCgatcattttcggtgttatCCACATGATCTTCGGCGTGGTGATGAGCTGGCACAACCATACGTATTTCCGGAACAGAATCTCTCTGCTCTACGAGTTCATTCCCCAGCTAAtctttctgctgctgcttttcttcTACATGGTTTTGTTGATGTTCATCAAGTGGATCAAGTTCGCCGCCACCAATGATA AGCCCTACTCCGAAGCCTGTGCGCCCTCCATCCTGATCACGTTCATCGACATGGTGCTCTTCAACACGCCTAAGCCGCCTCCGAAACGCTGTGAGACCTATATGTTCTTTGGCCAGCACACCATCCAGGTGCTCTTCGTCCTGGTTGCCGTCGGCTGCATTCCCGTAATGTTACTGGCCAAGCCGCTGCTCATCATGCAGGCCCGCAAGCAGGCGAAC GTTCAGCCCATTGCCGGAGCCACTTCTGATGCAGAGGCTGGCGGAATGTCCAATGGCGGTTCCCACGGTGGTGCCGGTGGTCatgaggaggaagaggagctCTCTGAGATCTTCATTCACCAGAGCATTCACACCATCGAGTACGTCCTGGGTTCGGTTTCCCACACCGCCTCTTATCTTCGATTGTGGGCGCTCTCCTTGGCTCATGCCC AGTTGGCTGAGGTGCTGTGGACCATGGTCCTCTCGATTGGCTTGAAGCAGGAAGGACCCGTGGGTGGCATCGTTTTGACCTGCGTGTTTGCCTTCTGGGCCATTTTGACCGTTGGCATTCTGGTACTCATGGAGGGATTGTCTGCCTTCCTCCACACGCTGCGTCTCCATTG GGTCGAGTTCCAGAGCAAGTTCTACAAGGGCCAGGGATATGCCTTCCAACCCTTCTCGTTTGATGCCATCATAGAAAACGGAGCTGCCGCCGCCGAGGAGTAA
- the LOC120454553 gene encoding V-type proton ATPase 116 kDa subunit a1 isoform X7 yields MGSLFRSEEMALCQLFLQSEAAYACVSELGELGLVQFRDLNPDVNAFQRKFVNEVRRCDEMERKLRYLEKEIKKDGIPMLDTGESPEAPQPREMIDLEATFEKLENELREVNQNAEALKRNFLELTELKHILRKTQVFFDEQEGGVNQTTESMTRALITDEARTAGASMGPVQLGFVAGVILRERLPAFERMLWRACRGNVFLRQAMIETPLEDPTNGDQVHKSVFIIFFQGDQLKTRVKKICEGFRATLYPCPEAPADRREMAMGVMTRIEDLNTVLGQTQDHRHRVLVAAAKNLKNWFVKVRKIKAIYHTLNLFNLDVTQKCLIAECWVPLLDIETIQLALRRGTERSGSSVPPILNRMQTFENPPTYNRTNKFTKAFQALIDAYGVASYREMNPAPYTIITFPFLFAVMFGDLGHGAIMALFGLWMIRKEKGLAAQKTDNEIWNIFFGGRYIIFLMGVFSMYTGLIYNDIFSKSLNIFGSHWHLSYNKSTVMENKFLQLSPKGDYEGAPYPFGMDPIWQVAGANKIIFHNAYKMKISIIFGVIHMIFGVVMSWHNHTYFRNRISLLYEFIPQLIFLLLLFFYMVLLMFIKWIKFAATNDKPYSEACAPSILITFIDMVLFNTPKPPPKRCETYMFFGQHTIQVLFVLVAVGCIPVMLLAKPLLIMQARKQANVQPIAGATSDAEAGGMSNGGSHGGAGGHEEEEELSEIFIHQSIHTIEYVLGSVSHTASYLRLWALSLAHAQLAEVLWTMVLSIGLKQEGPVGGIVLTCVFAFWAILTVGILVLMEGLSAFLHTLRLHWVEFQSKFYKGQGYAFQPFSFDAIIENGAAAAEE; encoded by the exons ATGGGTTCCCTGTTCCGCAGCGAGGAAATGGCTCTGTGCCAGCTGTTCCTGCAGAGCGAGGCGGCCTACGCCTGCGTCTCCGAGTTGGGCGAACTGGGATTGGTCCAGTTCCGAGAT CTCAATCCCGATGTGAACGCCTTCCAGAGGAAGTTCGTCAACGAGGTGCGCCGCTGCGATGAAATGGAGCGCAAGCTGCGTTACCTCGAGAAGGAGATCAAGAAGGACGGCATCCCCATGTTGGACACCGGGGAGAGTCCCGAGGCCCCGCAGCCCCGCGAGATGATCGACCTGGAG GCCACCTTCGAGAAATTGGAGAACGAGTTAAGGGAGGTGAATCAGAACGCCGAGGCTCTGAAGCGCAACTTTCTGGAGCTGACCGAGCTGAAGCACATTCTTCGCAAAACCCAGGTGTTCTTCGACGAG CAAGAAGGCGGCGTAAACCAAACGACCGAGTCGATGACCCGCGCCTTAATCACGGACGAGGCGCGCACCGCTGGTGCCTCCATGGGTCCCGTACAGCTCGG CTTCGTGGCTGGCGTCATCCTGAGGGAGCGACTGCCGGCCTTCGAGCGGATGCTGTGGCGCGCCTGTAGGGGCAACGTCTTTCTGCGCCAGGCGATGATCGAGACGCCGCTGGAGGATCCCACCAAT GGCGACCAGGTGCACAAGTCCGTGTTCATCATCTTCTTCCAGGGTGACCAGCTGAAGACGCGCGTCAAGAAGATCTGTGAGGGCTTCCGGGCCACGCTCTATCCGTGCCCCGAAGCTCCAGCCGATCGGCGAGAAATGGCCATGGGTGTGATGACCCGCATCGAAGATCTGAACACCGTGCTCGGCCAGACGCAGGACCATCGCCATCGTGTCCTGGTTGCTGCGGCCAAGAACCTTAAGAACTGGTTCGTCAAGGTGCGCAAGATCAAGGCCATCTACCATACGCTGAATCTCTTCAATCTGGACGTGACCCAGAAATGTCTGATCGCCGAGTGCTGGGTGCCGCTGCTGGACATTGAGACCATCCAGCTGGCCTTGCGCCGCGGAACCGAAAGATCGGGATCGTCGGTGCCGCCAATTCTCAACCGGATGCAGACGTTCGAGAATCCGCCCACTTACAACCGAACGAACAAGTTTACCAAGGCCTTTCAGGCATTGATCGATGCTTATGGCGTGGCGAGCTATCGGGAGATGAATCCGGCACCGTACACGATCATCACCTTCCCCTTCCTGTTCGCCGTGATGTTTGGAGATTTGGGCCACGGCGCTATCATGGCGCTCTTCGGCCTGTGGATGATTCGAAAGGAGAAGGGATTGGCGGCTCAGAAGACTGACAACGAGATCTGGAATATATTCTTTGGCGGACGGTACATCATCTTCCTCATGGGCGTCTTCTCCATGTACACGGGTCTAATATACAACGATATATTCTCCAAGTCACTGAACATCTTTGGATCCCATTGGCATTTGTCGTACAACAAGTCCACGGTGATGGAGAACAAGTTCCTGCAGTTAAGCCCGAAAGGCGACTACGAGGGCGCTCCGTATCCGTTCGGCATGGACCCTATTTGGCAGGTGGCGGGAGCCAATAAGATCATTTTCCACAACGCCTACAAGATGAAGATTTCgatcattttcggtgttatCCACATGATCTTCGGCGTGGTGATGAGCTGGCACAACCATACGTATTTCCGGAACAGAATCTCTCTGCTCTACGAGTTCATTCCCCAGCTAAtctttctgctgctgcttttcttcTACATGGTTTTGTTGATGTTCATCAAGTGGATCAAGTTCGCCGCCACCAATGATA AGCCCTACTCCGAAGCCTGTGCGCCCTCCATCCTGATCACGTTCATCGACATGGTGCTCTTCAACACGCCTAAGCCGCCTCCGAAACGCTGTGAGACCTATATGTTCTTTGGCCAGCACACCATCCAGGTGCTCTTCGTCCTGGTTGCCGTCGGCTGCATTCCCGTAATGTTACTGGCCAAGCCGCTGCTCATCATGCAGGCCCGCAAGCAGGCGAAC GTTCAGCCCATTGCCGGAGCCACTTCTGATGCAGAGGCTGGCGGAATGTCCAATGGCGGTTCCCACGGTGGTGCCGGTGGTCatgaggaggaagaggagctCTCTGAGATCTTCATTCACCAGAGCATTCACACCATCGAGTACGTCCTGGGTTCGGTTTCCCACACCGCCTCTTATCTTCGATTGTGGGCGCTCTCCTTGGCTCATGCCC AGTTGGCTGAGGTGCTGTGGACCATGGTCCTCTCGATTGGCTTGAAGCAGGAAGGACCCGTGGGTGGCATCGTTTTGACCTGCGTGTTTGCCTTCTGGGCCATTTTGACCGTTGGCATTCTGGTACTCATGGAGGGATTGTCTGCCTTCCTCCACACGCTGCGTCTCCATTG GGTCGAGTTCCAGAGCAAGTTCTACAAGGGCCAGGGATATGCCTTCCAACCCTTCTCGTTTGATGCCATCATAGAAAACGGAGCTGCCGCCGCCGAGGAGTAA
- the LOC120454553 gene encoding V-type proton ATPase 116 kDa subunit a1 isoform X2: protein MGSLFRSEEMALCQLFLQSEAAYACVSELGELGLVQFRDLNPDVNAFQRKFVNEVRRCDEMERKLRYLEKEIKKDGIPMLDTGESPEAPQPREMIDLEATFEKLENELREVNQNAEALKRNFLELTELKHILRKTQVFFDEMADNQNEDEQAQLLGEEGVRASQPGQNLKLGFVAGVILRERLPAFERMLWRACRGNVFLRQAMIETPLEDPTNGDQVHKSVFIIFFQGDQLKTRVKKICEGFRATLYPCPEAPADRREMAMGVMTRIEDLNTVLGQTQDHRHRVLVAAAKNLKNWFVKVRKIKAIYHTLNLFNLDVTQKCLIAECWVPLLDIETIQLALRRGTERSGSSVPPILNRMQTFENPPTYNRTNKFTKAFQALIDAYGVASYREMNPAPYTIITFPFLFAVMFGDLGHGAIMALFGLWMIRKEKGLAAQKTDNEIWNIFFGGRYIIFLMGVFSMYTGLIYNDIFSKSLNIFGSHWHLSYNKSTVMENKFLQLSPKGDYEGAPYPFGMDPIWQVAGANKIIFHNAYKMKISIIFGVIHMIFGVVMSWHNHTYFRNRISLLYEFIPQLIFLLLLFFYMVLLMFIKWIKFAATNDSELIDPRLNGCCFMTPFFHLEPYSEACAPSILITFIDMVLFNTPKPPPKRCETYMFFGQHTIQVLFVLVAVGCIPVMLLAKPLLIMQARKQANVQPIAGATSDAEAGGMSNGGSHGGAGGHEEEEELSEIFIHQSIHTIEYVLGSVSHTASYLRLWALSLAHAQLAEVLWTMVLSIGLKQEGPVGGIVLTCVFAFWAILTVGILVLMEGLSAFLHTLRLHWVEFQSKFYKGQGYAFQPFSFDAIIENGAAAAEE, encoded by the exons ATGGGTTCCCTGTTCCGCAGCGAGGAAATGGCTCTGTGCCAGCTGTTCCTGCAGAGCGAGGCGGCCTACGCCTGCGTCTCCGAGTTGGGCGAACTGGGATTGGTCCAGTTCCGAGAT CTCAATCCCGATGTGAACGCCTTCCAGAGGAAGTTCGTCAACGAGGTGCGCCGCTGCGATGAAATGGAGCGCAAGCTGCGTTACCTCGAGAAGGAGATCAAGAAGGACGGCATCCCCATGTTGGACACCGGGGAGAGTCCCGAGGCCCCGCAGCCCCGCGAGATGATCGACCTGGAG GCCACCTTCGAGAAATTGGAGAACGAGTTAAGGGAGGTGAATCAGAACGCCGAGGCTCTGAAGCGCAACTTTCTGGAGCTGACCGAGCTGAAGCACATTCTTCGCAAAACCCAGGTGTTCTTCGACGAG ATGGCCGACAACCAAAACGAGGACGAGCAGGCGCAGCTGCTGGGCGAGGAGGGTGTGCGGGCCAGCCAGCCGGGCCAGAATTTGAAACTTGG CTTCGTGGCTGGCGTCATCCTGAGGGAGCGACTGCCGGCCTTCGAGCGGATGCTGTGGCGCGCCTGTAGGGGCAACGTCTTTCTGCGCCAGGCGATGATCGAGACGCCGCTGGAGGATCCCACCAAT GGCGACCAGGTGCACAAGTCCGTGTTCATCATCTTCTTCCAGGGTGACCAGCTGAAGACGCGCGTCAAGAAGATCTGTGAGGGCTTCCGGGCCACGCTCTATCCGTGCCCCGAAGCTCCAGCCGATCGGCGAGAAATGGCCATGGGTGTGATGACCCGCATCGAAGATCTGAACACCGTGCTCGGCCAGACGCAGGACCATCGCCATCGTGTCCTGGTTGCTGCGGCCAAGAACCTTAAGAACTGGTTCGTCAAGGTGCGCAAGATCAAGGCCATCTACCATACGCTGAATCTCTTCAATCTGGACGTGACCCAGAAATGTCTGATCGCCGAGTGCTGGGTGCCGCTGCTGGACATTGAGACCATCCAGCTGGCCTTGCGCCGCGGAACCGAAAGATCGGGATCGTCGGTGCCGCCAATTCTCAACCGGATGCAGACGTTCGAGAATCCGCCCACTTACAACCGAACGAACAAGTTTACCAAGGCCTTTCAGGCATTGATCGATGCTTATGGCGTGGCGAGCTATCGGGAGATGAATCCGGCACCGTACACGATCATCACCTTCCCCTTCCTGTTCGCCGTGATGTTTGGAGATTTGGGCCACGGCGCTATCATGGCGCTCTTCGGCCTGTGGATGATTCGAAAGGAGAAGGGATTGGCGGCTCAGAAGACTGACAACGAGATCTGGAATATATTCTTTGGCGGACGGTACATCATCTTCCTCATGGGCGTCTTCTCCATGTACACGGGTCTAATATACAACGATATATTCTCCAAGTCACTGAACATCTTTGGATCCCATTGGCATTTGTCGTACAACAAGTCCACGGTGATGGAGAACAAGTTCCTGCAGTTAAGCCCGAAAGGCGACTACGAGGGCGCTCCGTATCCGTTCGGCATGGACCCTATTTGGCAGGTGGCGGGAGCCAATAAGATCATTTTCCACAACGCCTACAAGATGAAGATTTCgatcattttcggtgttatCCACATGATCTTCGGCGTGGTGATGAGCTGGCACAACCATACGTATTTCCGGAACAGAATCTCTCTGCTCTACGAGTTCATTCCCCAGCTAAtctttctgctgctgcttttcttcTACATGGTTTTGTTGATGTTCATCAAGTGGATCAAGTTCGCCGCCACCAATGATAGTGAGCTTATTGACCCTCGACTTAATGGCTGCTGTTTCATGACCCCTTTTTTTCATTTAGAGCCCTACTCCGAAGCCTGTGCGCCCTCCATCCTGATCACGTTCATCGACATGGTGCTCTTCAACACGCCTAAGCCGCCTCCGAAACGCTGTGAGACCTATATGTTCTTTGGCCAGCACACCATCCAGGTGCTCTTCGTCCTGGTTGCCGTCGGCTGCATTCCCGTAATGTTACTGGCCAAGCCGCTGCTCATCATGCAGGCCCGCAAGCAGGCGAAC GTTCAGCCCATTGCCGGAGCCACTTCTGATGCAGAGGCTGGCGGAATGTCCAATGGCGGTTCCCACGGTGGTGCCGGTGGTCatgaggaggaagaggagctCTCTGAGATCTTCATTCACCAGAGCATTCACACCATCGAGTACGTCCTGGGTTCGGTTTCCCACACCGCCTCTTATCTTCGATTGTGGGCGCTCTCCTTGGCTCATGCCC AGTTGGCTGAGGTGCTGTGGACCATGGTCCTCTCGATTGGCTTGAAGCAGGAAGGACCCGTGGGTGGCATCGTTTTGACCTGCGTGTTTGCCTTCTGGGCCATTTTGACCGTTGGCATTCTGGTACTCATGGAGGGATTGTCTGCCTTCCTCCACACGCTGCGTCTCCATTG GGTCGAGTTCCAGAGCAAGTTCTACAAGGGCCAGGGATATGCCTTCCAACCCTTCTCGTTTGATGCCATCATAGAAAACGGAGCTGCCGCCGCCGAGGAGTAA